The Triticum aestivum cultivar Chinese Spring chromosome 7B, IWGSC CS RefSeq v2.1, whole genome shotgun sequence genome window below encodes:
- the LOC123162802 gene encoding G-type lectin S-receptor-like serine/threonine-protein kinase At2g19130, translating into MPLITATFLALALCFAPAPAVGAAATLSAPRPLRGNDTLVSAQGKFELGLFSPAGSSDGRFYLGIWYKNIPGQTVVWVGNRASPLSGLASAELRVSADDGNLELVGRTSDSASPVVVWSSNLSSSLSPGSNNTAEIRDNGNLALVDGANTSNVLWQSFDHPTDTYLPGAWLGENKLTGEYQALTSWRNAQDPAPGMFYDTLDPNGTAEFFMLWNRSRMYWRGGVWTGGRWKGDVGAATGRGTNLYNTTFVDTPAFRGTTTVLADNATITRLVLDLNGQKKQFVWVPASRSWQLFWAAPTVQCDAYALCGTFGVCNQRSQLPCRCPPGFAPVSERDWTLSDWSGGCRRSSPLKCAHNGSTTDGFLALPDVKLPDEPLAMTAAQSKAECESACQKNCSCQAYAFSAGAGGCSVWHGDIRNLEQLFPDSSSPGSDFYLRLSQRALQDLHSVHGKKGGTKLWLVFGITLAGVAALGASVILAWRILLARRRLVVYMENENGSSLAVYSYADLRAATNNFSERLGGGGFGSVYRGVLKQQKGGNTTQVQVAVKKLESLARQGDKQFRAEVSTLGLIQHVNLVRLLGFCSSGDQKMLVYEYMPRGSLNGSFFGGNACPSWNDRYCIMLGVARGLTYLHDGCRERIIHCDIKPENILLDENMSPKIADFGMAKLLGRDFSRALTTMRGTIGYLAPEWISGQPISAKADVYSFGMVLFELISGRRNSERYGEVEAAGTGARESLTFFPVWAAGKVVEGEVGAVADPRLHGEVMPEELERACRVACWCIQDEEAHRPTMAQVLQALEGAIHVYVPPVPRALQRLVT; encoded by the coding sequence atgccgctCATCACTGCCACTTTCTTGGCCCTTGCCTTGTGCTTCGCCCCTGCACCTGCAGTGGGTGCAGCCGCGACACTCTCGGCGCCGCGTCCGCTGCGGGGCAACGACACGCTCGTCTCGGCACAGGGCAAGTTCGAGCTCGGCCTCTTCAGCCCGGCCGGTAGCTCCGACGGCAGGTTCTACCTCGGGATCTGGTACAAGAACATCCCCGGCCAGACCGTCGTCTGGGTCGGCAACCGCGCGAGTCCTCTGTCTGGCCTCGCCTCCGCCGAGCTCCGTGTCTCCGCCGACGACGGCAACCTCGAGCTCGTCGGTCGCACCAGCGACTCCGCCTCGCCGGTCGTGGTGTGGTCTTCGAACCTCTCTTCTTCCTTGTCGCCAGGCTCAAACAACACAGCGGAGATCCGCGACAACGGCAACCTGGCCCTTGTCGACGGCGCAAACACCTCCAACGTGCTGTGGCAGAGCTTCGACCACCCCACGGACACGTACTTGCCGGGGGCGTGGCTCGGGGAGAACAAGCTCACCGGTGAGTACCAGGCGCTGACGTCATGGCGGAACGCCCAGGACCCTGCGCCGGGAATGTTCTACGACACGTTGGACCCCAATGGTACCGCCGAATTCTTCATGCTGTGGAACCGGTCCCGCATGTACTGGCGCGGCGGCGTCTGGACGGGCGGCCGCTGGAAGGGCGACGTTGGAGCGGCGACCGGACGGGGCACCAACCTTTACAACACGACGTTCGTCGACACGCCGGCGTTCCGGGGCACCACCACCGTGCTCGCCGACAACGCGACCATCACGCGCTTGGTGCTCGATCTCAACGGCCAGAAGAAGCAGTTCGTCTGGGTGCCTGCGAGCCGGAGCTGGCAATTGTTCTGGGCGGCGCCCACCGTGCAGTGCGACGCGTACGCGCTCTGCGGCACGTTCGGCGTCTGCAACCAGAGGAGCCAGCTGCCGTGCCGGTGCCCGCCCGGGTTCGCTCCGGTGTCGGAGAGGGACTGGACGCTCAGCGACTGGAGCGGCGGgtgccgccggagctcgccgctcAAGTGCGCGCACAATGGGTCGACGACGGACGGGTTCCTAGCACTGCCAGACGTGAAGCTCCCGGACGAGCCGCTCGCCATGACCGCCGCCCAGAGCAAAGCAGAGTGTGAGTCGGCTTGCCAAAAGAACTGTTCATGCCAGGCATACGCCTTCTCCGCCGGAGCCGGGGGTTGCTCCGTCTGGCACGGAGACATCCGCAACCTTGAGCAGCTCTTCCCGGACTCCAGCAGCCCCGGGTCAGACTTTTATCTCCGGCTTTCACAAAGAGCATTGCAAGATCTCCATAGCGTACACGGGAAGAAAGGTGGGACAAAATTATGGCTTGTCTTTGGCATCACACTGGCCGGTGTAGCAGCATTGGGCGCGTCGGTCATACTAGCCTGGAGGATTCTCCTTGCCCGGAGAAGACTAGTTGTGTACATGGAGAACGAGAATGGATCCTCCTTGGCTGTGTACAGCTACGCCGACCTCCGTGCCGCCACCAACAACTTCTCGGAGCGGTTGGGCGGCGGAGGCTTCGGCTCGGTGTACCGCGGGGTCCTGAAGCAGCAAAAGGGAGGCAACACGACCCAAGTCCAAGTGGCTGTGAAGAAGCTGGAAAGTCTTGCGCGACAGGGTGACAAGCAGTTCCGGGCGGAGGTGAGCACGCTGGGGCTCATCCAGCACGTGAACCTCGTCCGTCTCCTCGGGTTCTGCTCGTCGGGTGACCAGAAGATGCTCGTGTACGAGTACATGCCCAGAGGCTCCCTCAACGGCTCCTTTTTCGGCGGCAACGCATGCCCGAGCTGGAACGACCGATACTGTATCATGCTTGGCGTGGCGAGAGGGCTGACCTATCTGCACGACGGCTGCCGCGAGCGCATCATACACTGCGACATCAAGCCGGAGAATATCCTGCTGGACGAGAACATGTCCCCGAAGATCGCCGACTTTGGGATGGCGAAGCTGTTGGGCAGGGATTTCAGCCGTGCACTGACAACGATGCGAGGCACCATAGGGTACCTCGCACCAGAGTGGATCTCCGGGCAGCCAATCAGTGCCAAGGCGGATGTGTACAGCTTCGGCATGGTGCTCTTCGAACTCATCTCGGGACGACGTAACTCCGAGAGATATGGCGAGGTGGAGGCGGCAGGGACTGGGGCGAGGGAGTCCTTGACCTTCTTCCCCGTGTGGGCCGCGGGAAAGGTTGTCGAAGGAGAGGTGGGCGCCGTGGCTGACCCGCGGCTGCACGGCGAGGTGATGCCGGAGGAGCTGGAGCGGGCGTGCAGGGTGGCGTGCTGGTGCATCCAGGACGAGGAGGCACATCGCCCAACCATGGCGCAGGTCTTGCAAGCGCTCGAGGGCGCCATCCACGTCTACGTGCCGCCGGTGCCGCGGGCACTGCAGCGCCTCGTCACGTAA
- the LOC123162090 gene encoding DNA repair protein RAD51 homolog 4 isoform X2: MDMNEEQPHVEDRCILWSDGMQLLKDAAERKHFLRTGLEGIDTLLGGGLRKGQLTEITGQSSSGKTQVCLYSAAHVAARHMGVVLYLDTSNSFSPTRIAHILDELPISLIKEPKDVRLKRVMSNIICESVFDIFALFEVLDRLEVSLNGKVTNGSNRICLLIIDSVSSLLAPIIGGKNSQGRSMMISVAMILKKLAHKHNLSVLVTNHMVAGNGAPKPALGESWKAVPHIRLMISRDRGSNIYTATTLKHTLLACGRHMKFQFLPS; the protein is encoded by the exons ATG GACATGAATGAAGAGCAACCTCACGTTGAAGATCGGTGCATACTATGGTCGGATGGGATGCAGCTGCTCAAAGACGCGGCAGAAAGAAAACACTTCCTCCGTACCGGACTTGAAGG CATTGACACGCTTCTTGGAGGTGGGCTGCGCAAAGGCCAGTTGACAGAAATAACCGGCCAGTCATCTTCTGGTAAAACGCAG GTCTGTCTATATTCTGCTGCACATGTTGCAGCTAGGCACATGGGTGTTGTTCTCTACTTGGATACTAGTAATTCATTCTCCCCTACCCGAATTGCTCATATTCTTGATGAACTTCCCATCTCTTTGATCAAAGAG CCAAAGGATGTGAGGCTTAAGAGGGTCATGAGCAATATCATTTGTGAGTCTGTATTTGATATATTTGCTTTGTTTGAAGTACTAGATCGACTTGAAGTCTCATTGAATGGCAAG GTAACTAATGGCAGTAACAGGATATGCCTGCTTATCATTGACTCGGTATCATCTCTACTTGCTCCCATTATCGGCGGGAAGAATTCACAAG GGCGGTCGATGATGATATCAGTGGCGATGATTCTTAAGAAGTTGGCACATAAGCACAATCTATCTGTTCTG GTAACGAATCATATGGTCGCCGGGAACGGAGCTCCAAAGCCTGCCCTTGGTGAGAGCTGGAAAGCTGTTCCACATATCCGCCTGATGATCTCTCGTGATCGTGGGAGCAATATCTACACCGCAACGACGCTGAAGCATACACTACTG GCTTGTGGCCGCCATATGAAATTTCAGTTCCTACCTAGCTGA
- the LOC123162090 gene encoding DNA repair protein RAD51 homolog 4 isoform X1, whose translation MDMNEEQPHVEDRCILWSDGMQLLKDAAERKHFLRTGLEGIDTLLGGGLRKGQLTEITGQSSSGKTQVCLYSAAHVAARHMGVVLYLDTSNSFSPTRIAHILDELPISLIKEPKDVRLKRVMSNIICESVFDIFALFEVLDRLEVSLNGKVTNGSNRICLLIIDSVSSLLAPIIGGKNSQAGRSMMISVAMILKKLAHKHNLSVLVTNHMVAGNGAPKPALGESWKAVPHIRLMISRDRGSNIYTATTLKHTLLACGRHMKFQFLPS comes from the exons ATG GACATGAATGAAGAGCAACCTCACGTTGAAGATCGGTGCATACTATGGTCGGATGGGATGCAGCTGCTCAAAGACGCGGCAGAAAGAAAACACTTCCTCCGTACCGGACTTGAAGG CATTGACACGCTTCTTGGAGGTGGGCTGCGCAAAGGCCAGTTGACAGAAATAACCGGCCAGTCATCTTCTGGTAAAACGCAG GTCTGTCTATATTCTGCTGCACATGTTGCAGCTAGGCACATGGGTGTTGTTCTCTACTTGGATACTAGTAATTCATTCTCCCCTACCCGAATTGCTCATATTCTTGATGAACTTCCCATCTCTTTGATCAAAGAG CCAAAGGATGTGAGGCTTAAGAGGGTCATGAGCAATATCATTTGTGAGTCTGTATTTGATATATTTGCTTTGTTTGAAGTACTAGATCGACTTGAAGTCTCATTGAATGGCAAG GTAACTAATGGCAGTAACAGGATATGCCTGCTTATCATTGACTCGGTATCATCTCTACTTGCTCCCATTATCGGCGGGAAGAATTCACAAG CAGGGCGGTCGATGATGATATCAGTGGCGATGATTCTTAAGAAGTTGGCACATAAGCACAATCTATCTGTTCTG GTAACGAATCATATGGTCGCCGGGAACGGAGCTCCAAAGCCTGCCCTTGGTGAGAGCTGGAAAGCTGTTCCACATATCCGCCTGATGATCTCTCGTGATCGTGGGAGCAATATCTACACCGCAACGACGCTGAAGCATACACTACTG GCTTGTGGCCGCCATATGAAATTTCAGTTCCTACCTAGCTGA